The following are encoded in a window of Phaseolus vulgaris cultivar G19833 chromosome 3, P. vulgaris v2.0, whole genome shotgun sequence genomic DNA:
- the LOC137808042 gene encoding protein YABBY 4-like isoform X1 translates to MSSSSTTISLDHLPPSEQLCYVHCNICDTVLAVSVPCTSLFKTVTVRCGHCTNLLPVNMRGLLVPSPTQFHLGHSFFSPSHNLLEEIPNPSPNFLMNQTNLSVSNEFSMPARTAADELPRPPIINRPPEKRQRVPSAYNRFIKDEIQRIKSVNPDITHREAFSAAAKNWAHFPHIHFGLMPDQTVKKTNVCQQEGEEVLMKDGFYASANVGVSPY, encoded by the exons ATGTCATCCTCTTCCACCACAATATCACTGGACCACCTCCCTCCTTCCGAACAGCTTTGTTATGTTCACTGCAATATTTGTGACACCGTCCTCGCT GTAAGCGTTCCCTGCACAAGCTTGTTCAAGACAGTTACTGTCCGATGCGGTCATTGCACTAACCTCCTGCCAGTGAACATGCGCGGCCTGCTTGTGCCATCTCCCACTCAATTTCATTTGGGTCACTCTTTCTTCTCCCCGTCCCATAACCTTCTG GAGGAGATACCAAACCCCTCTCCAAATTTTCTTATGAACCAAACAAATTTAAGTGTTTCAAATGAGTTCTCTATGCCTGCTAGGACCGCAGCTGATGAGCTTCCACGGCCACCGATCATAAACAGAC CTCCTGAGAAGAGACAGAGAGTCCCCTCAGCGTACAACCGCTTTATCAA GGACGAGATCCAACGCATCAAGTCTGTCAATCCCGATATAACTCACAGGGAAGCCTTCAGTGCAGCTGCCAAGAAT TGGGCCCACTTCCCACACATCCACTTTGGTCTCATGCCTGATCAGACTGTGAAGAAGACAAATGTGTGCCAGCAG GAAGGAGAAGAGGTTCTCATGAAAGATGGGTTTTATGCTTCAGCTAATGTTGGTGTCTCACCCTACTAA
- the LOC137808042 gene encoding axial regulator YABBY 1-like isoform X2, with protein MFTAIFVTPSSLYEHIFLSHFSNSRVSVPCTSLFKTVTVRCGHCTNLLPVNMRGLLVPSPTQFHLGHSFFSPSHNLLEEIPNPSPNFLMNQTNLSVSNEFSMPARTAADELPRPPIINRPPEKRQRVPSAYNRFIKDEIQRIKSVNPDITHREAFSAAAKNWAHFPHIHFGLMPDQTVKKTNVCQQEGEEVLMKDGFYASANVGVSPY; from the exons ATGTTCACTGCAATATTTGTGACACCGTCCTCGCTGTATGAACACATTTTTCTTTCCCACTTTTCCAACTCTAGG GTAAGCGTTCCCTGCACAAGCTTGTTCAAGACAGTTACTGTCCGATGCGGTCATTGCACTAACCTCCTGCCAGTGAACATGCGCGGCCTGCTTGTGCCATCTCCCACTCAATTTCATTTGGGTCACTCTTTCTTCTCCCCGTCCCATAACCTTCTG GAGGAGATACCAAACCCCTCTCCAAATTTTCTTATGAACCAAACAAATTTAAGTGTTTCAAATGAGTTCTCTATGCCTGCTAGGACCGCAGCTGATGAGCTTCCACGGCCACCGATCATAAACAGAC CTCCTGAGAAGAGACAGAGAGTCCCCTCAGCGTACAACCGCTTTATCAA GGACGAGATCCAACGCATCAAGTCTGTCAATCCCGATATAACTCACAGGGAAGCCTTCAGTGCAGCTGCCAAGAAT TGGGCCCACTTCCCACACATCCACTTTGGTCTCATGCCTGATCAGACTGTGAAGAAGACAAATGTGTGCCAGCAG GAAGGAGAAGAGGTTCTCATGAAAGATGGGTTTTATGCTTCAGCTAATGTTGGTGTCTCACCCTACTAA